The genomic interval TGTTTGATGTAGTCAAACAATGGTTTTGGTATGATTGGATATTGCTTCTATTTCGGATTTTGGCTAGTGTTTCTGTCATGTCCGCAATGGTAGATGAGCAAGCTCAATTAACGATACCGATTTGGGGAATGATAATTTGGCAGATTATCTCATTTTCTATCCCGTGGCTTAGTTTGCTGTTTAACTATAACTATTATCTTGTATCTGAAATGGTACTTTCTGGAGGTATAAGTTTATATTTAAGTATGATCTTCCCTGAAGCTTATACGACTTTTTTGATACCTGCCTTTATGATCGCAGCCAACAGCGCAAAACAATCTTATCGATGGTCGGCCCCAATTACGGTTCTCGCTATTCCACTTGTCATTAATGCGGCTGCCGAGCACCATGTGTTATTGGATTTGATTATAGATATAGGACTTGCTTATACAATTGGGTTTGCTTTTCATCTACTTGTTGTCAATCATCGGCAGAATGGAATTATTCGTAATCAAAATGCAGTACTAGAGCAGTATATATCTCAAATTGAGAAAGTAACTATAAGCGAAGAACGCAGCCGTCTTATGAAAGACTTGCACGATACGTTAGGCCATTCCTATGCGTCCATCATTATGGGTTTAGAGACGCTTCGAACGGAACTTATGACTAGTGAGGGTCAAACAAAGCTAGAGGCTTTGTTGCGCTTAGCACGCAAAAGTATGGATGAAGGCAGAGGGTTTGTACATCAACTAGAAACACCGCATGATCGATTAACATTGGTTGAAGCTTTGAAGGGACTTGTAGATGAATTTCAATTCAATTCTGACGTTGTCGTCCGTTTTCGAACATTGGGGGAAGAAACAACGATAACTAAACTAGCTCATACGACTCTTTATCGTTGCTTACAAGAATCTTTAACAAACGCTGTACGACATGGTCAAGCTACAGAGCTTGTTGTCCTTCTTCAATTTGAGGAGCAACAAACAAGGCTTGAAGTTCAAGATAACGGTCTTGGGACAGCGGTGTTACAGGATGGATTCGGACTGAGGGCGATGAAAGAACGTGCAAGCAATCTTCAAGGTCAAGTGTCAATCTATTCTGAAGTTGGTGAAGGCACAGTCGTTACGTGTACGTTACCAAGGCAAACGGCACAGCCAAACGAGATGATACGATTGTTAGTAGTTGATGACCAACCTTTCATAAGAGAAAGTCTAAAAACGTTGTTAGAAGGTCAGCGTGATTTGCTTGTCGTTGGAATGGCTGAAGATGGGGTAAAGGCTACAGAATATTGCGAGCAGTTACAGCCGCATGTCGTTCTAATGGATTTGGATATGC from Paenibacillus sp. FSL K6-3182 carries:
- a CDS encoding hybrid sensor histidine kinase/response regulator transcription factor, with protein sequence MFDVVKQWFWYDWILLLFRILASVSVMSAMVDEQAQLTIPIWGMIIWQIISFSIPWLSLLFNYNYYLVSEMVLSGGISLYLSMIFPEAYTTFLIPAFMIAANSAKQSYRWSAPITVLAIPLVINAAAEHHVLLDLIIDIGLAYTIGFAFHLLVVNHRQNGIIRNQNAVLEQYISQIEKVTISEERSRLMKDLHDTLGHSYASIIMGLETLRTELMTSEGQTKLEALLRLARKSMDEGRGFVHQLETPHDRLTLVEALKGLVDEFQFNSDVVVRFRTLGEETTITKLAHTTLYRCLQESLTNAVRHGQATELVVLLQFEEQQTRLEVQDNGLGTAVLQDGFGLRAMKERASNLQGQVSIYSEVGEGTVVTCTLPRQTAQPNEMIRLLVVDDQPFIRESLKTLLEGQRDLLVVGMAEDGVKATEYCEQLQPHVVLMDLDMPNRDGIEATKLIKQNWPAVRVLILTTFQDKEKAKEVLRSGADGYLLKSMEPRELAETIRLVYRGGTIIAPFISNQLFGESEVMLEERGSSITEHDSKVVMESYDLTARELEILQLVAQGLRYKTIASKLYLSDGTVRNYASSAYLKLDVRNREEAVQKVVAAGFLKVN